One Azospirillum brasilense DNA window includes the following coding sequences:
- the ahcY gene encoding adenosylhomocysteinase — translation MAAPANFTDYKVKDISLAEWGRKEITIAETEMPGLMALRAEFGETKPLAGARIVGCLHMTIQTAVLIETLTALGATVRWSSCNIFSTQDQAAAAIAAAGIPVFAWKGETEEEFWWCIEQTLRGPDGWTPNMILDDGGDVTQIMHDKYPEMLAEVRGLSEETTTGVHRLYEMMKKGTLKVPAINVNDSVTKSKFDNLYGCRESLVDGIKRATDVMVAGKVAVVAGYGDVGKGSAASLRSQGARVLVTEIDPITALQAAMEGYQVVTMDEAAPQGDIFVTATGNVDVITLDHMRQMKDRAIVCNIGHFDSEIQIEALRNYKWEEVKPQVDEVVFPDGKRLIVLAQGRLVNLGCATGHPSFVMSASFTNQVLAQIELWTNAASYENKVYVLPKHLDEKVARLHLDKIGAKLTTLSAKQAEYIGVKVEGPFKPDHYRY, via the coding sequence ATGGCCGCGCCCGCCAACTTCACCGACTACAAGGTCAAGGACATCAGCCTCGCCGAGTGGGGCCGCAAGGAAATCACCATCGCCGAGACCGAGATGCCCGGCCTGATGGCGCTGCGCGCGGAGTTCGGCGAGACGAAGCCGCTGGCCGGCGCCCGCATCGTCGGCTGCCTGCACATGACCATCCAGACCGCCGTGCTGATCGAGACGCTGACCGCTCTCGGCGCGACCGTCCGCTGGTCGTCCTGCAACATCTTCTCGACCCAGGACCAGGCCGCCGCCGCCATCGCCGCCGCCGGCATCCCGGTCTTCGCCTGGAAGGGCGAGACGGAGGAAGAGTTCTGGTGGTGCATCGAGCAGACCCTGCGCGGTCCGGACGGCTGGACCCCGAACATGATCCTGGACGACGGCGGCGACGTCACCCAGATCATGCACGACAAGTATCCGGAGATGCTGGCCGAGGTCCGCGGCCTGTCGGAGGAGACCACCACCGGCGTCCACCGTCTCTATGAGATGATGAAGAAGGGCACGCTGAAGGTTCCGGCCATCAACGTGAACGACAGCGTCACCAAGTCGAAGTTCGACAACCTCTACGGCTGCCGCGAGTCGCTGGTCGACGGCATCAAGCGCGCCACCGACGTGATGGTGGCCGGCAAGGTCGCCGTGGTCGCCGGCTACGGCGACGTGGGCAAGGGCTCGGCCGCCTCGCTGCGCTCGCAGGGCGCGCGCGTCCTGGTGACGGAGATCGACCCGATCACCGCGCTCCAGGCCGCCATGGAAGGCTATCAGGTCGTCACGATGGACGAGGCCGCGCCGCAAGGCGACATCTTCGTCACCGCGACCGGCAACGTGGACGTCATCACGCTGGACCACATGCGCCAGATGAAGGACCGCGCCATCGTCTGCAACATCGGCCACTTCGACAGCGAGATCCAGATCGAGGCTCTTCGCAACTACAAGTGGGAAGAGGTCAAGCCGCAGGTTGACGAGGTTGTCTTCCCCGACGGCAAGCGCCTGATCGTCCTGGCCCAGGGCCGCCTGGTGAACCTCGGCTGCGCCACCGGCCACCCGAGCTTCGTGATGAGCGCCAGCTTCACCAACCAGGTGCTGGCCCAGATCGAGCTGTGGACCAACGCCGCCAGCTACGAGAACAAGGTCTACGTGCTGCCGAAGCACCTGGACGAGAAGGTCGCCCGCCTGCATCTGGACAAGATCGGCGCCAAGCTGACCACGCTGTCCGCCAAGCAGGCCGAGTACATCGGCGTGAAGGTCGAAGGCCCGTTCAAGCCGGACCACTACCGCTACTAA
- a CDS encoding Hsp33 family molecular chaperone gives MACRNFEDIMDDPSVQPITDDLVLPFQIEASRLRGRMVKLGPALDEILTRHAYPEPVARFLAETMTLAMLLSSMLKYDGIFTLQTKGDGPVRLMVADITSVGDIRAYAQFDEEALAKAADDVAIAPAPALLGKGHIAFTVDQGPNTERYQGIVELYGKTLADCVQHYFRQSEQIDTGLTVSVDQETLPDGSKGAWRAGGIMIQRLPQDATEKVLGSGDEDAWRRAMVLLSSTTGDELLDPELPARDLLFRLFHEDGVRVWQPKALRFGCRCSRERVSDMLSSLPRDEVQSLKIDDGRVEVVCQFCSTAYHFDDADLDRVYGTAK, from the coding sequence ATGGCCTGTCGTAACTTCGAGGACATCATGGACGATCCTTCCGTCCAACCGATCACCGACGATCTCGTTCTGCCCTTCCAGATCGAGGCGTCGCGCCTGCGCGGCCGCATGGTGAAGTTGGGCCCCGCGCTGGACGAAATCCTGACCCGCCACGCCTATCCGGAGCCGGTCGCCCGCTTCCTGGCCGAGACGATGACGCTCGCCATGCTGTTGTCCAGCATGCTGAAATACGACGGCATCTTCACGCTCCAGACCAAGGGCGACGGGCCGGTCCGGCTGATGGTGGCGGACATCACCTCGGTCGGCGACATCCGCGCCTACGCCCAGTTCGACGAGGAAGCGCTGGCCAAGGCCGCCGACGACGTGGCCATCGCCCCGGCGCCGGCCCTGCTCGGCAAGGGCCACATCGCCTTCACCGTGGACCAGGGGCCGAACACCGAGCGCTACCAGGGCATCGTCGAGCTGTACGGCAAGACGCTGGCCGATTGCGTGCAGCATTACTTCCGCCAGTCGGAGCAGATCGACACCGGCCTGACCGTGTCGGTGGACCAGGAGACCCTGCCGGACGGCAGCAAGGGCGCCTGGCGGGCCGGCGGAATCATGATCCAGCGCCTGCCGCAGGACGCCACGGAAAAGGTGCTCGGCTCCGGCGACGAGGACGCGTGGCGCCGCGCCATGGTCCTGCTGTCCAGCACCACCGGCGACGAGCTTCTCGACCCGGAGCTGCCGGCCCGCGACCTGCTGTTCCGCCTGTTCCACGAGGACGGCGTGCGGGTGTGGCAGCCCAAGGCCCTGCGCTTCGGCTGCCGCTGCTCGCGCGAGCGGGTGTCGGACATGCTGTCCAGCCTGCCGCGGGACGAGGTGCAGAGCCTGAAGATCGACGACGGGCGGGTCGAGGTGGTCTGCCAGTTCTGCTCCACCGCCTACCACTTCGACGACGCGGACCTCGACCGGGTCTATGGGACGGCGAAGTAG
- a CDS encoding glycosyl transferase family protein, with product MTVKRKGAAARPEPETSGPRQTAPGNQENPLSRGRLIVALDALLSKRNVTLAARDLGLQTSALSRLLAQMREEFGDPLFIRSGRGLVPTPFAEALRPRVQALARGIDALFEPLAERPVVDETFDPRWNVPTGIAAPPLRVRPAGLLEGQPSPAQIDAKLDGIAPDAPAQDRLARHIGVLGVAGGGHGRPLTAEEAEEAMTIILAGEADPVQVGALLGMMRMRGSTAPELAGMVRAMRAHVAAGLGRTIQADIDWPCFTSPNYHNPPWFFHAARLVAQAGHRVLLHGSTGCSAASGRYEFIAPTVGIPVCTNGREIAAALAAQRIAYAPLAALSPQIYRLIGLHRLTQTRSAVFEAVHLLKPSKAKTSLLGAAKPTYRELHRDAARILGWKHMAVLGSVRDVAQFTPFRPSSIHRLVNGAAEDLILPACMEEPPPTPRPRGTSLEYWQGVWTGAVRDARAERIIVGTAAFALFALPGATGPAFADALRLAEQLWKARLGQAAVTVRIPS from the coding sequence ATGACGGTCAAGAGGAAGGGCGCCGCGGCGCGCCCGGAGCCGGAGACGTCTGGTCCGCGCCAGACGGCTCCCGGCAACCAGGAGAACCCGCTGTCGCGTGGGCGTCTGATCGTTGCGCTGGACGCGCTGCTGTCGAAACGGAACGTCACGCTGGCCGCCCGCGACCTCGGTCTGCAAACCTCGGCGCTCAGCCGGCTTCTGGCGCAGATGCGCGAGGAGTTCGGCGACCCCCTGTTCATCCGCTCGGGCCGCGGTCTGGTGCCGACGCCCTTCGCCGAAGCGCTGCGCCCGCGTGTCCAGGCGCTGGCGCGCGGGATCGACGCCCTGTTCGAGCCGCTGGCGGAACGCCCGGTGGTCGACGAAACCTTCGATCCCCGCTGGAACGTGCCGACCGGCATCGCGGCGCCACCGCTCCGGGTGAGACCCGCCGGCCTGCTGGAGGGCCAGCCGTCCCCGGCCCAGATCGATGCCAAGCTGGACGGAATCGCGCCGGACGCCCCCGCGCAGGACCGTCTGGCCCGCCATATCGGCGTGCTGGGCGTCGCCGGGGGCGGCCACGGTCGCCCGCTGACCGCCGAGGAGGCGGAGGAAGCGATGACCATCATCCTCGCGGGCGAGGCCGATCCGGTGCAGGTCGGCGCGCTTCTCGGCATGATGCGGATGCGCGGCTCGACCGCGCCGGAACTCGCCGGGATGGTGCGGGCGATGCGGGCACACGTCGCCGCAGGGCTGGGGCGGACGATCCAGGCGGACATCGACTGGCCCTGCTTCACCTCGCCCAACTACCATAACCCGCCCTGGTTCTTCCACGCGGCACGGCTGGTCGCGCAGGCCGGCCACCGGGTGCTGCTGCACGGCAGCACGGGCTGCAGCGCGGCCTCCGGCCGGTACGAGTTCATCGCGCCCACCGTGGGCATTCCGGTCTGCACCAACGGGCGGGAGATCGCGGCGGCGCTGGCGGCGCAGCGGATCGCCTACGCGCCGCTCGCTGCCCTGTCCCCGCAGATCTACCGGCTGATCGGGCTGCACCGGCTGACCCAGACCCGCTCCGCCGTGTTCGAGGCCGTGCATCTGCTGAAGCCGTCCAAGGCAAAGACCTCCCTGCTGGGCGCGGCCAAACCGACCTACCGGGAGTTGCACCGCGATGCCGCCCGCATCCTCGGCTGGAAGCACATGGCCGTGCTGGGCAGCGTGCGCGATGTCGCCCAGTTCACTCCCTTCCGCCCCTCGTCCATCCATCGGCTGGTCAACGGCGCGGCGGAGGACCTCATCCTACCCGCCTGCATGGAGGAGCCGCCGCCGACGCCGCGCCCGCGCGGTACCAGCCTGGAATATTGGCAGGGGGTGTGGACCGGCGCGGTGCGCGACGCGCGGGCCGAGCGCATCATCGTCGGCACCGCGGCCTTCGCCCTGTTCGCCCTTCCCGGCGCCACCGGACCGGCCTTCGCCGACGCCCTACGGCTGGCCGAACAGCTCTGGAAGGCCCGTCTCGGGCAGGCCGCGGTGACGGTCCGGATTCCGTCCTGA
- the argF gene encoding ornithine carbamoyltransferase has translation MPAVRHFLDIDRLDKATLRQILAMAATIKRDIPAYRSLFAGRTLAMIFEKPSTRTRVSFEVGMRQLGGDVVVLKPDDMQLGRGETIGDTARVLSRYVDAVMVRTMGEERVQELAEFASVPIINGLTDQSHPCQIMADVMTFEEHRGPIEGRTVAWIGDVNNVAVSWVHVAVRLGVEIRLGCPEIYGPAPELLDWVKREGGRITVTASPEEAVRGADCVVTDAWASMHNTDVDERAAILTPYQVNEALMALAAPDALFMHCLPAHRGEEVTDGVIDGRHSVVWDEAENRLHAQKAILAWCLGATI, from the coding sequence ATGCCCGCCGTTCGTCATTTCCTCGACATCGACCGGCTGGACAAGGCCACCCTGCGCCAGATCCTCGCCATGGCCGCGACCATCAAGAGGGACATCCCGGCCTACCGCTCGCTGTTCGCGGGCCGCACGCTGGCGATGATCTTCGAGAAGCCGTCGACCCGCACCCGCGTCTCCTTCGAGGTGGGCATGCGCCAGCTCGGCGGCGACGTGGTGGTGCTGAAGCCCGACGACATGCAGCTCGGCCGCGGCGAGACCATCGGCGACACCGCCCGCGTGCTGTCCCGCTATGTGGACGCGGTGATGGTCCGCACCATGGGCGAGGAGCGCGTGCAGGAGCTGGCCGAGTTCGCCTCGGTGCCGATCATCAACGGCCTGACCGACCAGTCGCACCCCTGCCAGATCATGGCCGACGTGATGACCTTCGAGGAGCATCGCGGCCCCATCGAAGGGCGCACGGTGGCCTGGATCGGCGACGTGAACAACGTGGCGGTCAGCTGGGTCCATGTGGCGGTGCGCCTCGGCGTGGAGATCCGCCTCGGCTGCCCGGAGATCTACGGCCCGGCGCCGGAGCTGCTCGACTGGGTGAAGCGCGAGGGCGGGCGGATCACCGTCACCGCCTCGCCGGAGGAGGCCGTGCGCGGCGCCGACTGCGTGGTCACCGACGCCTGGGCCTCCATGCACAACACCGACGTGGACGAGCGGGCGGCGATCCTGACGCCCTATCAGGTGAACGAGGCGCTGATGGCGCTGGCTGCCCCTGATGCCCTCTTCATGCACTGCCTGCCCGCCCATCGCGGGGAGGAAGTGACCGACGGGGTGATCGACGGCCGGCATTCGGTCGTCTGGGACGAGGCGGAAAATCGCCTGCACGCCCAGAAGGCCATACTGGCATGGTGCCTCGGCGCCACTATTTAA
- a CDS encoding phosphatase PAP2 family protein, giving the protein MGRAMALAGLRAPGFWTRLGRHELRLLVGMAVSAGLILAFALLAGEVIEGETAAFDRAVLMALRVAGDPAMPLGPPWLHNAARDVTALGSITVLSLITAVTVGFLLLQGKRGASLLVLLSVGGGMAISGLLKNQIGRERPDIVPHGDIVFTASFPSGHSLLSAVVFLTLGAMLARFVEGKRQKAYVLVVAMAVTLLVGCSRVYLGVHWPTDVLAGWCVGAGWAALCWLVALWLQRRGAVEPEDEAGTVPDRT; this is encoded by the coding sequence ATGGGACGGGCGATGGCGCTGGCAGGATTGAGGGCACCCGGCTTCTGGACGAGGCTCGGCCGGCACGAGTTGAGGCTTCTCGTCGGTATGGCGGTCAGCGCCGGGCTGATCCTGGCCTTCGCCTTGCTGGCCGGCGAGGTGATCGAGGGCGAGACGGCGGCCTTCGACCGCGCGGTGCTGATGGCGCTGCGGGTGGCCGGCGATCCGGCGATGCCGCTGGGGCCGCCCTGGCTTCACAACGCGGCGCGCGACGTCACGGCGCTTGGCAGCATCACCGTGCTGTCGCTGATCACCGCGGTGACGGTGGGTTTCCTGCTGCTCCAGGGGAAGCGCGGGGCGTCGCTCCTGGTGCTGCTGTCGGTCGGCGGCGGCATGGCGATCAGCGGCCTGCTGAAGAACCAGATCGGGCGGGAGCGCCCGGACATCGTCCCCCACGGCGACATCGTCTTCACCGCCAGCTTCCCCAGCGGCCATTCGCTGCTGTCGGCGGTCGTCTTCCTGACGCTGGGGGCGATGCTGGCGCGCTTCGTCGAGGGGAAGCGGCAGAAGGCCTATGTGCTCGTCGTGGCGATGGCGGTGACGCTGCTGGTCGGGTGCAGCCGCGTCTATCTGGGCGTCCATTGGCCGACCGACGTCCTGGCGGGCTGGTGCGTCGGGGCGGGCTGGGCCGCGCTGTGCTGGCTTGTCGCCCTGTGGCTGCAAAGACGCGGTGCCGTCGAACCGGAGGATGAAGCCGGAACGGTGCCGGATCGCACTTGA